Part of the Streptomyces sp. NBC_00457 genome, GCCGTCGGCGAGCAGAACAACTACGGCTTCGAGGTGCACGGCACCGAGGGCGCCGTCTTCTGGGACTTCCGCCGCATGAACGAACTGGGCGTCAGCCGCGGCACGACGTACCAGGACCAGCCCGTCAGCACGGTTTACGTCGGCCCGGGCGACGGCGAGTACGCCGCCTTCCAGCCGGGCGCGGCCAACAGCATGGGCTACGACGACCTCAAGGTCATCGAGGCCCACCGCTTCCTGCGCTCGATCGCCGAGGGCGCCCCGTACGGGGCGACGCTCGCGGACGCCGTGCACAGTGCGGCCGTACTCGACGCGATGGCGCGGTCGGCCGAGAGCGGTGCCTGGGTCACGCCGTAGGCATGTTGTACGGCGTCACGACCTGGATCGCGGACGGCAGGGCCGGTCCCGCGGGCGGGAGGGCTCCATGGGCCCGCATGACGAGGTGGCAGGCCTCGCGCATGTCCTGGCGCAGGTCGTGGTGGAGGACGGCGGACAGCCGGTGCTCGCGCAGCAGCCGGGTGTTGTCGTGGTCGAGGTCGTGCGCGACGAACACCACGCACTCCCGGCCCAGGTCCTCGAAGGCGCGCAGGGTGGCGATGTTGCCGCCGCCGATCGAGTAGACCGCCCGGATGTCGGGGTCGCGTTTCAGGGCGGCGCGGACGAGGTCGTACTGCGTGGCGTCGAGGCCCTGTCCCTCGGCGATCTCGACCAGCGTGCGGTCCGGGTGCCGGGCGCGCATGGCGCTGCGGAAGCCCATCTCGCGCTCCTCCTCGTTGCGGAAGAACCCGCTGCTGAGGCTGGTGAGCACATTGCCGGGGCGGTCCCCGAGCCACTGGCCCATGAGGTACGCGGCGGTCGCCCCGGCGGCCCGGTTGTCTATGCCGACATAGGCGAGGCGCGGCGTGGCGGGCAGGTCCGTCACCAGGGTCACCACCGGGATGCCCGCCTCCGCGAGCCTGGTGACGGCGGCTGTGACCTCGGGGACGTCCGGCGCCTTGAGGATCACGCCCTGCGAGCCGCGCCGGGCGATCCGGTCCAGCGTCGCGGTCAGCTCCCGCACCGGGCCGGTCTCCCGGAAGTGGAAGCGGGAGCGTACGACGGCCGGGTGCAGGGACGGCAGCTCGGCTTCGAGGGCGGCGCGTACGGCGGTGGAGAACCGTTCGGGTGTCTGCATCACGATGTCGATCATGAAGGTGCGGCCGACCAGCCTGACCTGGGTGCGCTGCCGGTCCAGATCGGCGATGGCCTGCCGGACCTCGCGCTCGGTGCTCTCGCGCACTCCTCCCCGCCCGTTGAGCACGCGGTCGACGGTGGCCTCGCTCAGGCCTGCCTGACGTGCGATCTCCCGGATCGGGAAGGGGTGGCCCATAGGGACGGCTCCTTAGGTTGCCCTGAGGGGTTTTTGATGGCTGCCTGCTGGTTGTTCGACGGGTTTGTACTGACAAGAATGACAGGGCTGAGTCGCCGCTGTCACCGAAGGGACGACGATGTCCTCCACCTCCTGGCTGACCGAGCAGGACTGCGATCTCGACGCCTTCCGCGCGCTGGTCGAGCGGACGACCGAGACCGCCGACTACCCGCACGCTGCGGCCGTGGAGCAGAACGTCCTGGTGTACGACGGCGACCGGCTGCGCGACACGAACCGCCGGGACGTCCAGGCCGAGCTGGTCCGCGCGCTGACCGACGGACCCGGCATCGTCGTCTTCCGGCGGGCCTTTCCGGACCTGGACGCCGTCGACCGTCTCACCGCCGTCTTCGACGCCCTGATCGCCGAGCAGCACGCCTCGGGCGCGAGCGCCGGTGACCACTTCGCGAAGCCCGGCGCCAACGACCGGGTGTGGAACGCCCTGGAGAAGGCGGCCCTGTACGACCCCGAGGCGTTCGCCGACTACTACGCCAACGACATCCTGGCTCTCGTCTCGCAGGCCTGGCTCGGCCCCGGCTACCAGGTCACCTCGCAGGTCAACGTGGTCAACCCGGGCGGCGCGGCCCAGACCGCACACCGGGACTACCACCTCGGGTTCCTCTCCAACGAGACGGCCGCCGCCTACCCGGCGCACGTCCACCGCCTCTCCCCCGTGCTCACCCTTCAGGGCGCGGTCGCGCACTGCGACATGCCGGTGGAGTCCGGCCCGACGATGTACCTGCCGTACTCGCAGTCGTACGAGCCCGGCTATCTGGCGTGGCGACTGCCCCAGTTCCAGGACTGTTTCGCGGACCGGCACGTCCAGCTTCCGCTCGCCAAGGGCGACGCCGTCTTCTTCAACCCAGCCCTGTTCCACGCCGCCGGCACCAACCGCTCCGCGGACATCCGGCGGATGGCCAACCTCCTCCAGGTGTCGTCCGCGTTCGGGCGGGCGATGGAGACGGTGGACCGGGAGGCGATCGCGAACGCCCTCTACCCCGTGCTGCTCAAGCGCAGGTCCGAAGGCGAGCGGTGGCTGGACAACGTCATCGCCGCGAGCGCCGAGGGCTACCCCTTCCCCACCAACCTCGACAGCGATCCGCCGGTGGACGGTCTGGCCCCGCCCTCGCAGGCCGACGTCGTACGGCGGGCGGCGCGTGAGGCATGGACATCCGAGGCTCTGCGTGACGAGCTGCGGGCCGGCGCCGAGCGGCGCGAGAGCTGAAAGGACCTGACACGACATGGGACTTCTCGACGACAAGGTCGTCCTCGTGGGCGGCGGCAGCCAAGGCGTCGGCGCCGCCGTCGCGCGGGCGGCGTCCCGCGAGGGAGCGATCGTGGCCGTCACCGGCCGGCGTACGGCCCCCGGCGAGGCGTTGGTGACCGAGCTGACGGCCGCCGGCGGCAAGGCCATGTTCATCCGGGTCGACCTGGCGGACGCCGAGCAGGCGAAGACGGCCGTCGGCGACGTCGTCTCCACCTACGGCCGGATCGACTGCCTGGTCAACTCGGCGGGGCTGACCTCACGGGGCACGCTCCTCGACACCACGCCCGAGCTGTTCGACCAGCACATCGCGATCAACCTCAGGGCGCCCTTCTTCACCATGCAGGCCGCCGTCGAGGACATGGTGGCCCGCAAGGCGCCCGGCACGATCGTCAACATCATCACGTCCTCGGCCCACGGCGGACAGCCGTTCCTGGCGCCGTACGTCGCCGCCAAGGCCGGGCTCATCGGCCTGACCCGCAACGCCGCGCACGCGCACCGCTGGGACCGGATCCGGATCAACGGCCTCAACATCGGCTGGACCGCGACGGAGGGCGAGGACGCGACCCAGAAGACCTTCCACGGCGCGGGGGACGACTGGCGTGAGGAGGCTGCCGGGAAGCTGCCGATGGGAAAGCTGGGCCAGCCGGACGAGATCGCGGACTTCGTGGTCTTCCTGCTGTCGGACCGGTCGGGCGTGGTCACCGGTTCGGTGATCGACTGGGACCAGAACGTACTCGGCGGACTCGACTGAAACTTCTCCGCAAGGCAAGAAACCCGCACCTTCCAAGGAGCAACACCCCATGCGTATCGGCATCCTCGGCCTCGGCCGCATCGGCGCCTTCCACGCCGAGACTCTGTCCGGACTCGACGCGGTCGACTCCCTCGTCGTCACCGACCCGTTCGCGGAGGCCGCCAAGGCCGCCGCGGAGCGGTTCGGTGCCGAGGTCGTGGACTCGCCCGAGGC contains:
- a CDS encoding phytanoyl-CoA dioxygenase family protein, with protein sequence MSSTSWLTEQDCDLDAFRALVERTTETADYPHAAAVEQNVLVYDGDRLRDTNRRDVQAELVRALTDGPGIVVFRRAFPDLDAVDRLTAVFDALIAEQHASGASAGDHFAKPGANDRVWNALEKAALYDPEAFADYYANDILALVSQAWLGPGYQVTSQVNVVNPGGAAQTAHRDYHLGFLSNETAAAYPAHVHRLSPVLTLQGAVAHCDMPVESGPTMYLPYSQSYEPGYLAWRLPQFQDCFADRHVQLPLAKGDAVFFNPALFHAAGTNRSADIRRMANLLQVSSAFGRAMETVDREAIANALYPVLLKRRSEGERWLDNVIAASAEGYPFPTNLDSDPPVDGLAPPSQADVVRRAAREAWTSEALRDELRAGAERRES
- a CDS encoding LacI family DNA-binding transcriptional regulator is translated as MGHPFPIREIARQAGLSEATVDRVLNGRGGVRESTEREVRQAIADLDRQRTQVRLVGRTFMIDIVMQTPERFSTAVRAALEAELPSLHPAVVRSRFHFRETGPVRELTATLDRIARRGSQGVILKAPDVPEVTAAVTRLAEAGIPVVTLVTDLPATPRLAYVGIDNRAAGATAAYLMGQWLGDRPGNVLTSLSSGFFRNEEEREMGFRSAMRARHPDRTLVEIAEGQGLDATQYDLVRAALKRDPDIRAVYSIGGGNIATLRAFEDLGRECVVFVAHDLDHDNTRLLREHRLSAVLHHDLRQDMREACHLVMRAHGALPPAGPALPSAIQVVTPYNMPTA
- a CDS encoding SDR family oxidoreductase, translating into MGLLDDKVVLVGGGSQGVGAAVARAASREGAIVAVTGRRTAPGEALVTELTAAGGKAMFIRVDLADAEQAKTAVGDVVSTYGRIDCLVNSAGLTSRGTLLDTTPELFDQHIAINLRAPFFTMQAAVEDMVARKAPGTIVNIITSSAHGGQPFLAPYVAAKAGLIGLTRNAAHAHRWDRIRINGLNIGWTATEGEDATQKTFHGAGDDWREEAAGKLPMGKLGQPDEIADFVVFLLSDRSGVVTGSVIDWDQNVLGGLD